A window from Kovacikia minuta CCNUW1 encodes these proteins:
- a CDS encoding tetratricopeptide repeat protein has translation MKDLRNKLGWLLLVGCLTLASLGGVAAQAQPVPAAVSEGYALLKRGWVNDAIAAFQQALRQNPKSLDARLGLALAYQRAGQDANAWQTYQQVLAQDPNNRTALTAVGVLGSYRPEWQAEGIAALTTLLQLTPKDTNARAQRALLLGYQGLFGESLADYQLLLQNNPTPEVILGAAQVYTYSGNYTQALTLFDRYRATGRSLPDNAITAYALTLQETGQAAQAVQILEAQLKQRKSLDERSIELRAALARAYQANGQSEAALTVLEPLRGQPKATLARARALSAIARKEGNSQRYQEAIDLYRQALNQTPNPSPGLITEVADVLSEQAATQSEALQLYQQLAQQQPNDQSLIVKRLILSNQLGQLSRTELRQQLQTILQSLPVGVAERQAIAIALIRLDPPDPELLSLYQTLVQSDVDVPFLHFRIAQMQIQKGDLASAKQALAAYRATPTGSQDLATELLLAEIERRESNLEASAQRYEAIIARNPPSAVLQNALFGLANIRRSQGRLEEVVRIYTDLLTRNPQDARAQIGLINLNYQLKRISTVEAEAKLEEWLNTHSPLEPYPELFSLVGALPPDPNREQLYTTLLALDPNNIAVERRLIQVIALRDPAEARRRVDQVLARDRTRIDSYFVQGELAQALGDFELANQAYQTILQQQPDNVDALSALAGVRFQQKRYQEAEVLYRRVLVLRPNDLETQRILADLYLAQDRPTAAFQQLRQIQQIQIANGTQDAAIAERIQDIQLNFLRRRGFQPSWERY, from the coding sequence ATGAAGGATTTAAGAAATAAGCTCGGTTGGTTGCTGCTTGTGGGGTGTTTGACCCTGGCTAGTTTGGGCGGAGTGGCGGCACAGGCCCAACCTGTACCCGCAGCGGTGAGTGAGGGGTATGCCCTGTTAAAACGGGGTTGGGTGAATGATGCGATCGCTGCCTTTCAGCAAGCATTGCGACAAAATCCGAAATCGCTGGATGCCCGATTAGGGTTGGCGCTCGCCTACCAGCGAGCGGGACAGGACGCAAATGCGTGGCAAACTTACCAGCAAGTGTTAGCGCAAGATCCCAATAATCGGACTGCCCTTACAGCGGTGGGGGTTTTGGGTAGCTACCGTCCCGAATGGCAGGCGGAAGGGATTGCAGCCCTCACCACCCTGTTGCAACTAACCCCGAAGGATACCAATGCCCGCGCTCAACGGGCGTTGTTGCTGGGCTACCAGGGACTCTTTGGAGAGTCACTGGCGGACTACCAACTCTTATTGCAGAACAACCCCACCCCTGAAGTGATTCTGGGTGCAGCCCAGGTTTATACCTATAGTGGCAATTACACCCAGGCATTGACCCTATTTGACCGCTATCGGGCAACAGGACGATCGCTCCCAGACAACGCCATCACAGCCTATGCCCTGACCTTGCAGGAAACGGGACAGGCAGCCCAGGCAGTCCAAATTCTGGAGGCACAGTTAAAGCAACGGAAATCGTTGGATGAGCGATCGATCGAACTGCGGGCAGCACTGGCACGCGCCTATCAAGCAAATGGGCAATCGGAAGCAGCGTTAACCGTGTTGGAGCCGCTGCGAGGACAACCGAAAGCAACCCTGGCACGGGCACGGGCACTGAGTGCGATCGCCCGCAAAGAGGGAAATTCCCAGCGCTATCAGGAGGCGATTGACCTGTACCGGCAGGCCTTAAACCAGACCCCCAATCCCTCACCTGGGTTAATCACCGAAGTTGCCGATGTGCTGAGTGAGCAGGCAGCAACGCAAAGTGAAGCCTTGCAACTGTATCAACAGTTGGCACAACAACAGCCCAATGACCAAAGCCTGATCGTCAAACGGTTAATTCTTTCCAACCAATTAGGGCAACTCTCCCGTACAGAATTGCGGCAACAGTTGCAAACCATTCTCCAATCCTTACCTGTGGGAGTGGCAGAGCGGCAAGCGATCGCGATCGCCCTGATCCGGTTAGACCCGCCTGATCCAGAATTACTTTCCCTGTATCAGACATTAGTCCAATCCGATGTGGATGTCCCTTTTCTTCACTTCCGCATTGCCCAAATGCAAATCCAGAAGGGCGATCTGGCAAGCGCAAAGCAGGCATTAGCAGCCTATCGTGCCACTCCCACGGGTTCCCAGGATCTGGCAACAGAATTGTTACTGGCGGAAATTGAGCGGCGCGAATCCAATCTAGAAGCCAGTGCCCAACGGTATGAAGCAATTATTGCCCGCAATCCGCCCAGTGCCGTGCTGCAAAATGCATTGTTTGGTCTGGCAAACATCCGCCGATCGCAGGGACGGTTGGAAGAAGTGGTTCGCATCTACACCGACCTGCTGACGCGCAATCCCCAGGATGCACGGGCACAAATTGGGTTAATTAACCTGAACTATCAACTCAAACGAATTTCAACCGTAGAGGCAGAAGCCAAACTAGAAGAATGGTTAAATACCCATTCTCCGCTTGAACCCTATCCGGAGCTGTTTAGCCTGGTGGGAGCACTCCCCCCCGACCCAAACCGGGAGCAACTTTACACCACATTACTGGCGCTTGACCCCAACAACATTGCAGTTGAGCGGCGATTGATTCAAGTCATTGCCCTCCGCGATCCAGCGGAGGCTCGCAGACGGGTTGATCAGGTTTTGGCCCGCGATCGCACCCGTATCGACAGTTACTTTGTCCAAGGTGAACTGGCGCAAGCCCTGGGTGACTTTGAGCTTGCCAACCAGGCCTATCAAACCATTCTGCAACAGCAACCAGACAACGTGGATGCGCTGTCTGCTCTGGCTGGGGTGCGCTTTCAACAGAAACGCTACCAGGAAGCGGAAGTGCTTTATCGACGAGTGCTGGTACTGCGTCCCAACGACCTGGAAACCCAGCGTATTCTGGCCGATCTGTATCTGGCACAGGATCGACCAACCGCCGCTTTTCAGCAACTCAGACAAATTCAGCAAATCCAAATTGCCAACGGCACCCAAGATGCAGCGATCGCCGAACGGATTCAGGACATTCAGCTTAACTTCCTGCGCCGACGGGGCTTCCAACCCAGCTGGGAACGTTATTGA